A region from the Corylus avellana chromosome ca7, CavTom2PMs-1.0 genome encodes:
- the LOC132187096 gene encoding protein HOTHEAD, producing MALVGTVKLLFCLVLWLSHILSTSQGKEDYYKYRYPFIRSASSFSGSSSFSSSSGGNNAYDYIIVGGGTAGCPLAATLSQNFSVLLLERGGVPFSNANVSFLKNFHIALADTSPTSASQFFVSTDGVINTRARVLGGGTCINAGFYTRASSRFVEKEGWDVKLVNESYPFVEKKIVHRPKLAPWQKAVRDSLLDVGVSPFNGFTYDHIYGTKIGGTIFDRFGRRHTAAELLASANPRKLTVLIHATVQNIVFDTTGEQPKAVGVIFADEKGNKHQALLVNKPRSEVILSCGAIGTPQMLLLSGIGPKAELEKLKIPVVVDNKYVGKGMADNPMNTVFVPTNRPVTQSLIQTVGITKKGVYIEASSGFGQSKDSIHCHHGIMSAEIGQLSTIPPKQRTPEAIQAYIKGKRDIPHEAFKGGFILEKIATPISTGDLKLINTNVDDNPSVTFNYFKHPYDLQRCVEGIRMATKIAQSQHFTNYTRCEKQTVEKILNMSVKANVNLIPKQTNDTTSMEQFCKDTVITIWHYHGGCHVGKVVSNDYKVLGVHRLRVVDGSTFRESPGTNPQGTVMMMGRYMGVKILRDRLGRAAGI from the exons ATGGCTTTGGTCGGAACAGTGAAGCTGCTTTTCTGTTTAGTTCTATGGCTCTCCCACATACTCTCTACTTCTCAAG GTAAGGAGGATTACTACAAATACCGGTACCCATTTATCAGAAGTGCAAGCTCATTCTCAGGATCATCATCATTCTCATCATCCAGTGGTGGGAACAATGCTTATGACTACATAATTGTGGGAGGTGGCACAGCTGGGTGCCCCTTGGCAGCCACCCTCTCTCAAAACTTTAGTGTCCTGTTGCTTGAAAGAGGGGGTGTTCCTTTCTCCAATGCAAACGTCTCATTCTTAAAGAACTTCCACATTGCCCTAGCAGACACTTCTCCAACTTCTGCTTCCCAATTCTTCGTTTCCACAGATGGAGTTATTAATACTAGAGCTAGAGTTTTGGGTGGTGGCACTTGCATAAATGCTGGCTTCTACACTAGGGCAAGCTCAAG GTTTGTAGAGAAGGAGGGTTGGGATGTGAAGCTAGTAAATGAGTCCTACCCTTTTGTTGAGAAGAAAATTGTGCACCGCCCAAAGCTTGCTCCATGGCAGAAAGCTGTAAGGGACAGCCTTCTGGATGTAGGGGTGTCACCTTTTAATGGCTTCACATATGATCACATTTATGGAACAAAGATTGGAGGGACCATTTTTGACAGGTTTGGCCGCCGTCACACTGCTGCTGAACTGCTTGCTTCAGCGAACCCTCGCAAGCTCACCGTCCTGATTCATGCCACTGTCCAAAACATTGTTTTTGACACAACAG GAGAGCAACCAAAGGCTGTGGGGGTCATTTTCGCAGACGAAAAGGGTAACAAACATCAAGCACTTCTTGTAAATAAGCCAAGGAGTGAAGTCATTTTGTCTTGTGGAGCAATTGGGACCCCTCAAATGCTGCTGCTAAGTGGTATTGGACCAAAAGCTGAGCTCGAAAAGTTGAAAATTCCGGTGGTGGTTGATAACAAGTATGTTGGGAAAGGCATGGCGGACAACCCCATGAACACTGTTTTTGTTCCCACTAATAGGCCAGTTACTCAGTCACTCATACAAACTGTAGGGATAACAAAGAAGGGTGTGTATATTGAAGCCAGCAGTGGCTTTGGACAATCCAAAGACAGCATTCATTGCCACCATGGCATCATGTCGGCCGAG ATTGGGCAGCTCTCAACGATTCCTCCAAAGCAGAGAACACCAGAGGCCATTCAAGCTTACATCAAAGGCAAGAGAGATATACCCCATGAAGCATTCAAGGGAGGCTTCATACTAGAAAAAATTGCCACCCCAATTTCTACAGGGGATCTCAAACTGATCAACACCAATGTTGATGACAACCCTTCTGTCACCTTCAACTACTTCAAGCATCCATATGATCTTCAACGCTGCGTTGAAGGGATTCGCATGGCCACGAAGATTGCCCAGTCGCAACACTTCACAAACTACACACGGTGTGAGAAGCAAACTGTGGAGAAGATACTTAACATGAGTGTCAAGGCTAATGTTAACCTCATTCCTAAGCAGACCAATGACACAACGTCCATGGAGCAGTTCTGCAAAGACACTGTTATCACCATTTGGCACTACCATGGTGGGTGCCATGTGGGCAAGGTGGTTAGCAATGACTACAAGGTTCTTGGTGTTCACAGGCTACGTGTTGTTGATGGCTCAACATTTAGAGAATCTCCAGGCACAAATCCTCAAGGCACTGTCATGATGATGGGCAG GTACATGGGAGTGAAGATTTTGAGGGACAGATTAGGAAGAGCAGCTGGCATATGA